A part of Paenibacillus sp. IHBB 10380 genomic DNA contains:
- a CDS encoding RelA/SpoT family protein, giving the protein MGIERLLEKAEAYTKEHDLIRIREAYEFADLAHHGQVRKSGEPYILHPLAVADIVVSMQMDTLSIIAALLHDVVEDTTVSLEDIRSEFGDTCAMLVDGLTKLERIQFRSKEEQQNENYRKMFIAMAQDIRVIVIKLADRLHNMRTLKFQSEESQRRIAYETLEIFCPIADRLGISAIKGEMEDLSLRYLNPQQYYRIANLIHKKRAEREEFIETVILRIREKLDEMGIEGDLSGRPKHIYSVFNKMTTKNKQFNEIYDLLAIRIIVDNIKDCYATLGIIHTLWKPMPGRFKDYIAMPKANMYQSLHTTVVGPNGEPTEVQIRTWDMHKTAEFGIAAHWAYKEGSAVTGNFENKMTFFREILELQHEAKDASEFVESLKMDFFADLVFVFTPKGEVIELPSGSVPLDFAYRIHTEVGNRTIGSKVNGRIVPLDHKLKTGDIVEIMTSKHSYGPSQDWLKIAQSSHARSKIKQWFKKERREENVEKGRESVERELKRLGLEPSEWMADDKMIEVAKKFAFNDIDDMLSAVGFSGITASQICTRLTEKMRKEQEEANLLELTSEIKEIKAPTTDKKNRPTNGVRVKGIDNLLVRFARCCNPVPGDEIIGYVTRGRGVSVHRSDCPNIPTADDGEEAARVIEVEWENQIEANYSVDIEITGHDRNGLLNAVLQAVSETKTNISAVTGRSDKNKMAQMHMTILIRNTDHLQSVVEQIKRVKDVYTVHRIIQ; this is encoded by the coding sequence GTGGGCATAGAGCGATTACTCGAAAAGGCTGAAGCCTATACAAAAGAACATGATCTGATTCGCATTCGTGAAGCGTATGAATTTGCAGACCTAGCTCATCACGGTCAAGTGCGCAAATCAGGAGAACCCTATATTTTGCATCCGCTTGCGGTTGCAGATATTGTCGTGAGTATGCAAATGGATACACTTTCCATTATTGCTGCTCTTCTGCACGATGTAGTTGAAGATACTACGGTCTCCTTAGAGGATATCCGGAGTGAATTTGGCGACACCTGTGCGATGTTAGTGGATGGATTGACCAAGCTAGAACGTATTCAATTTCGTTCTAAAGAGGAACAGCAGAATGAGAATTACCGTAAGATGTTTATTGCGATGGCCCAAGATATTCGAGTCATTGTTATTAAATTAGCGGATCGGCTTCATAATATGCGCACGCTCAAATTTCAGTCAGAAGAAAGTCAACGTCGAATTGCTTATGAAACGTTGGAAATTTTCTGTCCTATTGCTGATCGGTTGGGTATCTCTGCTATTAAAGGAGAGATGGAGGATTTATCTCTGCGTTATCTGAATCCACAGCAATATTATCGGATCGCCAATCTTATTCATAAGAAACGGGCTGAACGTGAGGAATTTATTGAGACCGTTATCCTTCGGATTAGAGAAAAGTTAGATGAGATGGGTATCGAGGGTGACTTGTCAGGTCGTCCCAAACATATTTACAGTGTGTTTAACAAGATGACTACGAAGAACAAACAATTTAATGAAATTTACGATTTGCTTGCCATTCGCATTATTGTGGACAATATTAAAGACTGTTATGCGACTCTGGGGATTATTCATACCTTGTGGAAGCCAATGCCTGGACGGTTTAAAGATTATATCGCGATGCCGAAGGCAAATATGTATCAATCGTTGCATACGACAGTTGTAGGACCGAATGGTGAGCCTACAGAGGTTCAGATTCGGACATGGGATATGCATAAAACGGCTGAATTTGGTATTGCTGCTCACTGGGCATATAAAGAAGGCAGTGCTGTAACTGGAAATTTCGAGAATAAAATGACATTTTTCCGTGAAATTTTGGAGCTTCAACATGAGGCAAAGGATGCATCTGAATTTGTCGAATCGCTCAAAATGGACTTTTTTGCTGACCTTGTCTTCGTATTTACTCCTAAAGGCGAGGTTATTGAATTACCGTCAGGGTCTGTTCCGCTAGATTTTGCATATCGAATTCATACAGAGGTTGGAAATCGAACGATAGGATCTAAAGTGAATGGTCGAATTGTGCCTTTGGATCATAAGCTGAAAACTGGGGACATTGTCGAAATTATGACATCTAAGCATTCTTACGGTCCGAGTCAGGATTGGCTCAAGATCGCTCAGTCTTCCCACGCCAGAAGTAAGATCAAACAATGGTTTAAGAAAGAAAGACGGGAAGAGAATGTCGAAAAAGGTCGTGAATCTGTTGAGCGCGAACTGAAGCGACTAGGTCTAGAGCCTTCTGAATGGATGGCAGACGACAAAATGATAGAAGTAGCTAAAAAGTTTGCTTTCAATGATATTGATGATATGTTGTCAGCAGTAGGATTTAGCGGTATTACAGCTTCGCAGATTTGTACACGTCTAACGGAGAAAATGCGTAAGGAACAAGAAGAAGCGAATCTGCTTGAATTGACCTCAGAGATTAAAGAGATCAAAGCGCCAACAACGGACAAGAAAAATCGCCCTACGAATGGTGTTCGTGTTAAGGGAATTGATAATCTGTTAGTTCGTTTTGCCCGCTGTTGTAATCCAGTCCCAGGTGATGAGATTATCGGTTATGTTACACGTGGACGTGGAGTATCCGTCCATAGAAGTGACTGTCCGAATATCCCTACTGCAGATGATGGAGAAGAAGCAGCACGGGTAATCGAAGTGGAATGGGAGAATCAGATTGAGGCTAACTATAGCGTTGACATAGAAATTACAGGTCACGATCGGAATGGCCTACTTAATGCGGTACTACAGGCTGTGTCTGAGACCAAGACGAACATATCGGCAGTAACAGGACGTTCGGATAAGAATAAAATGGCTCAGATGCATATGACCATCCTTATCCGAAATACGGATCATCTTCAATCTGTCGTAGAGCAGATCAAACGTGTGAAAGATGTTTATACGGTTCACCGTATTATCCAGTAA
- the dtd gene encoding D-aminoacyl-tRNA deacylase — protein sequence MKVVIQRCKEARVTVDGELVGAIGQGLMVLVGVTHEDTEKDAKYLADKVSGLRIFEDAEGKMNFSVLDTGGAILSVSQFTLYGDCRKGKRPNFMAAAKPEMANVLYESFNRELISKGLQVETGRFGEMMDVSLTNWGPVTIIIDSRLSA from the coding sequence ATGAAAGTGGTTATACAACGATGTAAGGAAGCTCGGGTCACCGTTGATGGCGAGCTTGTCGGTGCCATAGGACAAGGCTTAATGGTCTTAGTAGGGGTTACCCATGAAGATACGGAGAAGGACGCTAAATATTTAGCGGACAAGGTATCGGGACTGCGAATATTTGAAGATGCTGAAGGTAAAATGAACTTCAGTGTACTTGATACAGGAGGGGCAATACTTTCCGTATCTCAGTTTACGCTTTATGGCGATTGTCGCAAGGGGAAGCGGCCTAATTTCATGGCGGCTGCGAAGCCTGAGATGGCTAATGTCTTGTATGAATCTTTTAATCGTGAATTGATATCTAAAGGTCTACAAGTGGAGACAGGACGTTTTGGTGAGATGATGGATGTCTCCTTAACGAACTGGGGACCCGTGACGATAATTATAGATAGTCGGTTATCCGCATAG
- the hisS gene encoding histidine--tRNA ligase, which translates to MAFQKPTGTQDLLPGSVEKWQFVEEKARDLCRRFNYREIRTPMFEQTDLYVRGVGDTTDIVEKEMYTFNDKGNRSMTLRPEGTAGVVRAYVENKLYGEPDVSKLYYIGPMFRYERPQAGRYRQFHQFGIEAFGATDPAIDAEVISLGYQFCRELGLQGVKVEVNSVGNPEIREAYREKLLAFLNPMRETLCKDCQSRIDRNPMRVLDCKIDQGKFDDAPSILDSLDEECSSHFAKVTQHLDRMGVDYTVNPRLVRGLDYYTHTAFEFKAAGIGAIDTIGGGGRYNGLVSGIGGPDQPGIGIGIGLERILLILEDQQIELNAAKPLDVYLVALGEEAETEITKQVFKLRQLGISAERDYLGRKMKAQMKSADRLHARYTAILGDNELERGEIALKSMETGEQLTVKLDELSQHLI; encoded by the coding sequence ATGGCCTTTCAAAAACCGACAGGAACGCAGGATTTGTTACCTGGTAGCGTAGAAAAGTGGCAGTTTGTCGAAGAAAAAGCACGAGATTTGTGTCGACGCTTCAACTATCGTGAAATTCGTACGCCCATGTTTGAGCAGACGGATCTTTACGTACGGGGTGTAGGTGATACAACGGATATCGTGGAGAAGGAAATGTACACTTTCAATGATAAGGGCAATCGTAGTATGACCCTTCGTCCGGAAGGAACAGCAGGTGTGGTACGTGCTTACGTAGAGAATAAACTCTACGGGGAACCCGATGTTAGCAAGTTATATTACATTGGACCGATGTTCCGCTACGAGCGTCCGCAAGCAGGACGTTACCGTCAGTTCCATCAGTTCGGGATTGAAGCTTTTGGAGCGACAGATCCAGCTATTGATGCAGAGGTAATATCGCTTGGTTATCAATTCTGCCGTGAGCTAGGACTTCAAGGAGTAAAGGTGGAAGTGAACTCTGTCGGTAATCCTGAAATTCGGGAAGCTTACCGTGAGAAATTGCTGGCGTTCTTAAATCCCATGAGAGAGACCCTATGCAAAGATTGTCAATCCCGAATTGATCGCAATCCGATGCGGGTACTGGATTGTAAAATAGACCAGGGTAAGTTTGACGATGCACCTTCCATTCTAGATAGTCTTGATGAAGAATGCAGTAGCCACTTTGCGAAAGTGACACAACACTTGGATCGTATGGGAGTCGATTATACCGTCAATCCAAGACTGGTTCGTGGACTTGACTATTACACACACACGGCCTTTGAATTTAAGGCAGCAGGCATTGGGGCTATTGATACCATTGGAGGCGGAGGACGCTATAACGGTCTTGTGAGTGGTATTGGTGGACCTGATCAGCCGGGTATAGGAATAGGTATTGGTCTTGAACGTATTCTTCTCATTCTTGAGGATCAACAGATTGAGCTAAATGCTGCGAAGCCGCTAGATGTATATTTGGTTGCTTTGGGTGAAGAAGCCGAAACCGAGATTACGAAGCAAGTATTCAAACTACGTCAGCTGGGGATTTCAGCAGAACGTGATTACTTAGGACGTAAAATGAAAGCACAGATGAAATCGGCGGATCGCCTCCATGCTCGGTACACAGCTATTTTAGGTGACAATGAGCTAGAACGTGGTGAAATCGCTTTGAAATCGATGGAAACAGGTGAGCAGCTAACCGTCAAATTGGATGAGCTATCTCAACATCTTATTTAA